From a single Chlamydia muridarum str. Nigg genomic region:
- a CDS encoding CT214 family putative inclusion membrane protein — protein MQAGLPLNPSDSARGVSPLLETQCNQAMARSRQSQIVGLISAIAAAAMLLLLVVALSVPGFPVAATLVAGSLLVLSIIALTASFLVYIANAQLVAIRIKLLSTELQDYFSESSIVESIRKGLDTSVPVVLGQPDDPLPNRIGIKSTGVRVCNKNILVACKKYKQCLEKVGREFSLVCEGISDVIPTAKEKPCLIEVSHLAGVFLFSFSPDKNPILKITRHAEKMLQSQDGVSNGTIWLCGALADPQKYASPFLSLLEKTRQGILANPDLQNNQERKLALEAALLTMNIFLSGWCLGNPEHNQYVATQVAESYKDSTLRNRILDLLGTGNVISALALASAQNLTKQFSWASGIQKVLREDEKENRSKQEKKEEVCCLYSEIDPCRCLGALPKQFESRSPDGQEPPAQQLTKLLKDFNDAIPSGVIGVIAKASSSNLQADFAGVLDTFRKLQVLFENYPPLCEQNILLWLKASLEQVGLQRKLRTFLPSSERKLLEKVLSIFVLGLYVRGMFSVGQVEQLAKICNAKDSTCFARLVNNFSLIRTALPTLFN, from the coding sequence ATGCAAGCAGGCCTTCCCCTCAATCCTTCTGACTCTGCTAGAGGAGTTTCTCCGCTTCTAGAAACTCAGTGTAACCAAGCTATGGCTCGTTCTAGGCAGAGCCAAATTGTAGGACTTATTTCTGCAATAGCAGCTGCTGCGATGCTGCTGTTACTTGTAGTAGCGCTGTCTGTTCCAGGATTCCCGGTTGCTGCTACGCTTGTTGCAGGATCCTTGCTCGTTTTATCTATAATAGCGTTAACAGCTTCGTTCTTGGTATATATAGCTAATGCCCAACTTGTAGCTATACGTATTAAACTGCTAAGTACCGAGCTGCAAGACTACTTTTCGGAATCATCTATTGTAGAATCTATTCGTAAGGGCTTGGATACTAGTGTTCCTGTGGTTCTCGGTCAACCAGATGACCCACTTCCTAATAGAATTGGCATTAAAAGCACTGGAGTACGAGTTTGTAATAAGAACATCCTAGTAGCTTGTAAAAAATATAAGCAATGTCTTGAAAAGGTAGGACGAGAGTTTTCTTTGGTATGCGAAGGGATTAGTGACGTCATTCCTACAGCAAAGGAAAAACCTTGCCTCATAGAAGTTTCTCATTTAGCAGGGGTATTTTTATTTTCCTTTTCTCCAGATAAAAATCCTATTTTAAAAATTACGCGTCATGCAGAAAAAATGTTGCAATCCCAAGACGGGGTTTCTAATGGGACGATTTGGTTGTGTGGAGCTCTTGCTGATCCCCAAAAATATGCATCTCCTTTCCTATCCCTGTTAGAAAAGACAAGACAAGGCATTCTTGCGAACCCAGATTTGCAAAATAATCAGGAAAGAAAGTTGGCTCTAGAAGCAGCTCTTCTTACCATGAATATTTTCTTATCTGGCTGGTGTTTGGGTAATCCCGAACATAATCAATATGTGGCAACGCAGGTAGCAGAGAGTTATAAGGATTCTACTTTAAGAAATCGTATTCTGGATCTTTTGGGTACGGGGAATGTGATATCAGCTCTTGCTTTAGCAAGTGCTCAGAATCTGACAAAGCAGTTTTCTTGGGCTTCAGGTATTCAGAAAGTCTTACGTGAAGATGAGAAAGAAAATAGATCAAAACAGGAGAAGAAGGAAGAGGTTTGCTGTTTGTACAGCGAAATAGATCCTTGTCGTTGTTTGGGTGCGCTTCCTAAGCAATTTGAATCCAGATCTCCGGATGGGCAAGAACCTCCTGCACAGCAATTAACGAAATTATTAAAAGATTTTAATGATGCAATTCCTTCAGGAGTTATAGGTGTAATTGCAAAAGCCTCTTCTTCTAATCTTCAGGCGGATTTCGCTGGTGTGCTTGATACTTTTCGAAAGCTACAAGTACTATTCGAGAACTATCCACCTCTGTGTGAACAAAATATCCTCCTATGGTTAAAAGCTTCTTTAGAACAGGTTGGATTACAGAGAAAATTGCGGACCTTTTTGCCATCTTCAGAAAGAAAATTATTAGAGAAAGTACTATCCATATTTGTGTTAGGCCTATACGTCAGGGGGATGTTCTCTGTTGGACAAGTAGAGCAGTTAGCAAAAATTTGTAATGCCAAGGATTCCACTTGCTTTGCTCGTCTAGTAAATAATTTTTCTTTAATAAGAACAGCTTTGCCAACATTGTTTAATTAA
- a CDS encoding class I fructose-bisphosphate aldolase: MTTILDLLGKDADYLLNHQCIIKKEALTLPSGDFVSRVFAESDRNNRVLRSLQQMFDHGRLGGSGYLSILPVDQGVEHTAGASFAKNPMYFDPENIVRLAIESGCSAVASSYGVLSILARRYAHKIPFLLKLNHNELLSYPTTYHQIFFSQVEDAYNMGAVAVGATVYFGSESSNEEIVSVAKAFSRARELGLATVLWCYLRNPHFTRNGVDYHTAADLTGQADHLGATLGADIVKQKLPTLQEGFKTINFSKTDDLVYSELSSNHPIDLCRYQVLNSYCGKVGLINSGGPSSGQNDFTEAAKTAVINKRAGGMGLILGRKAFQRPFSEGVQLLNLIQDIYLDPTISIS, translated from the coding sequence ATGACAACGATTCTTGATCTTCTTGGCAAAGACGCCGACTATCTCCTTAATCACCAATGCATTATAAAAAAAGAGGCTCTAACGCTTCCCTCCGGAGACTTCGTATCGCGAGTTTTTGCAGAATCAGACAGAAATAATCGTGTGCTCCGTTCTCTTCAACAAATGTTTGATCATGGACGCTTAGGTGGTAGCGGGTACCTTTCTATTCTTCCTGTTGATCAAGGTGTCGAACATACGGCTGGTGCATCTTTTGCGAAGAATCCTATGTATTTCGATCCAGAAAATATTGTACGTCTTGCTATAGAATCAGGCTGTTCTGCTGTAGCTTCTTCTTATGGAGTTTTGAGCATATTAGCTAGACGGTATGCTCATAAAATTCCTTTTTTACTCAAATTAAACCACAACGAACTGCTATCATACCCTACGACATATCACCAGATCTTCTTCAGTCAAGTCGAAGATGCTTATAATATGGGTGCTGTCGCTGTTGGAGCAACTGTCTACTTTGGATCAGAGTCTTCCAATGAAGAAATCGTCTCTGTTGCTAAAGCTTTTTCAAGAGCTAGAGAGCTTGGCTTAGCTACCGTTTTATGGTGTTATTTGCGGAATCCGCACTTCACTAGGAATGGAGTAGATTACCATACCGCGGCCGATTTGACAGGGCAAGCAGACCATCTTGGCGCAACTTTGGGAGCAGACATTGTTAAACAAAAACTCCCAACCTTACAAGAAGGATTTAAAACGATCAATTTCAGTAAAACAGATGATCTTGTGTACTCAGAGCTTTCATCAAACCACCCTATTGATTTATGCCGGTACCAAGTACTCAATAGCTATTGCGGGAAAGTTGGATTAATTAATTCCGGAGGTCCTTCTTCTGGGCAAAACGACTTTACTGAAGCAGCTAAAACAGCTGTAATTAATAAACGAGCTGGTGGCATGGGGCTGATTTTAGGTAGAAAAGCCTTCCAAAGACCTTTCTCTGAAGGAGTTCAGCTACTTAATTTAATTCAAGACATTTACTTAGATCCGACCATCTCCATATCGTAA
- a CDS encoding bifunctional nuclease family protein, whose protein sequence is MNIDREIIKDTSLILISFHKLVNFHNYAGIILGTEEKQFAIYGCASMDTSFKKSEDLWEEEHTRPLTHDILNFILTGFDISVARVVITDYKDNIFYSRLFLEQKRGDRLSILDIDARPSDSIPLAIKYQAPILCVKSIFDETIPYED, encoded by the coding sequence ATGAATATTGATCGAGAAATCATAAAAGATACTTCACTAATCTTAATAAGCTTTCATAAATTAGTAAATTTCCATAATTATGCAGGCATTATTTTGGGGACAGAGGAAAAGCAATTTGCTATTTATGGCTGTGCCTCAATGGATACCTCTTTCAAAAAATCTGAAGATCTCTGGGAAGAAGAGCACACACGTCCTTTGACGCATGACATCTTAAACTTTATATTAACAGGATTTGATATATCTGTTGCTAGAGTTGTTATTACAGATTACAAGGACAATATTTTTTATTCGCGATTGTTTTTGGAACAAAAAAGGGGAGATCGTTTGTCTATATTGGATATAGATGCGCGTCCAAGTGATAGCATTCCTTTAGCGATTAAGTACCAAGCTCCTATTTTATGTGTAAAATCCATATTTGATGAAACCATCCCATACGAAGATTAG
- the hemL gene encoding glutamate-1-semialdehyde 2,1-aminomutase: MPHLFSKACQYFPGGVNSPVRACRSVDITPPVVTRASGDFFTDSQGKTYIDFCGSWGSLIHGHSHPYICEAIQQGLQRGCSYGLTSEQEISFAEEIFSYLEISNDHKIRFMSTGSEATMTAVRLARGVTERPIIIKFSGCYHGHSDVFLQEIHFQQTILDTVDLTQPLTLSLPFNNLSLFLDVMNQIGHRVAGVIFEPICANMGVVLPLPGFIEGIIQTCRKTGSLSIMDEVVTGFRVSKGGAAALHPLKPDILVFGKILGGGLPASAVCAPAAIMDYLAPVGKVFQAGTLSGNPLAMSAGKASIALCREKNFYTQLSAIEDDFLSPIEQMIQQSGIPVTLVRYGNLFSFFFSENRPNNLKEVQLCNTDIFRTFYQQAFLKGIYLSPSPFEASFLSTAHSMENLNYAQQVLIESLEQACSLV, from the coding sequence ATGCCCCATCTTTTCTCTAAAGCTTGTCAATATTTCCCAGGAGGAGTCAACTCTCCTGTTCGAGCGTGCCGATCTGTTGATATAACCCCTCCCGTAGTAACAAGAGCTTCGGGAGATTTTTTTACGGATTCTCAAGGTAAAACATATATTGATTTTTGTGGATCCTGGGGATCTTTGATCCACGGTCATAGTCATCCCTATATTTGCGAAGCAATCCAACAGGGCCTACAAAGGGGATGTTCCTATGGTCTTACTTCTGAACAGGAAATTTCATTTGCAGAAGAAATCTTTTCTTACTTAGAGATCTCCAACGACCATAAAATTCGATTCATGTCCACAGGATCAGAAGCTACTATGACCGCCGTTCGTCTTGCGAGAGGAGTCACAGAACGCCCTATTATCATTAAATTTTCAGGATGCTATCACGGTCATTCAGATGTTTTTTTACAAGAGATCCACTTCCAACAAACTATTCTAGACACTGTTGATCTCACCCAACCACTTACTCTTTCCCTTCCTTTCAATAATCTATCTCTGTTCCTAGATGTTATGAATCAAATAGGTCATAGAGTCGCTGGAGTCATTTTTGAGCCTATATGTGCAAATATGGGAGTTGTTCTTCCCTTACCAGGTTTTATAGAAGGCATTATTCAAACCTGTAGAAAAACAGGATCCCTTTCTATCATGGATGAAGTTGTTACAGGATTCCGAGTAAGCAAAGGCGGAGCAGCAGCTTTACACCCGTTAAAACCGGATATCCTTGTTTTCGGAAAAATTTTAGGTGGAGGATTGCCAGCATCGGCAGTTTGCGCTCCCGCAGCAATCATGGATTACCTAGCCCCTGTTGGGAAAGTTTTTCAAGCAGGCACTTTATCAGGAAACCCCTTAGCTATGTCTGCAGGGAAAGCTTCCATAGCCTTGTGTCGAGAAAAGAATTTTTATACTCAACTGTCTGCTATTGAGGATGATTTTTTATCCCCTATCGAACAAATGATTCAACAATCAGGTATTCCCGTCACACTTGTTCGTTATGGAAATCTTTTCTCCTTTTTCTTTAGCGAGAATCGACCTAATAACCTTAAAGAAGTTCAGCTGTGTAATACCGATATTTTTCGAACTTTTTATCAACAGGCCTTCTTAAAAGGAATTTATCTTTCTCCATCACCTTTCGAAGCGAGTTTCTTGTCCACAGCTCACTCCATGGAAAATTTGAACTATGCTCAACAAGTTTTAATAGAAAGCTTAGAACAAGCTTGCTCCTTAGTTTAG
- a CDS encoding YqgE/AlgH family protein yields MTKLPYALLEKGSLLIASPDVNGGVFSRSVILVCEHSPNGSFGLILNKTLEMDSPEEVFPLDHFDESRVRFCMGGPLQANQIMLLHSSSSEDANSSIEICPSVFLGGDFSFIQEGEIKSNDEKMLFCFGYSGWQAGQLEKEFLEGLWFLAPASQEIVFTARPDKLWSDVLQNLGGRFASMSTVPENLLLN; encoded by the coding sequence ATGACAAAACTTCCTTATGCCCTTTTAGAAAAAGGTTCGCTGTTGATAGCTTCTCCAGACGTAAATGGAGGAGTTTTTTCTAGGAGCGTGATCTTAGTTTGTGAACATAGTCCAAATGGATCTTTTGGATTGATTCTCAATAAAACATTGGAAATGGATTCTCCTGAAGAGGTCTTTCCTTTAGATCATTTTGATGAGTCTAGAGTACGGTTTTGTATGGGAGGCCCTTTGCAGGCAAACCAGATTATGTTGTTACACTCGAGTTCATCAGAAGATGCGAATTCTTCTATAGAAATTTGTCCTTCTGTGTTCCTTGGAGGAGATTTTTCCTTTATCCAAGAAGGAGAAATAAAATCTAATGACGAAAAAATGCTTTTTTGTTTTGGGTATAGTGGCTGGCAAGCGGGTCAATTGGAAAAAGAGTTTCTAGAAGGCTTATGGTTCTTGGCTCCTGCAAGCCAAGAGATCGTTTTTACTGCTCGTCCTGACAAATTATGGTCAGATGTTCTCCAAAATCTTGGAGGACGTTTTGCTTCAATGTCGACTGTCCCTGAAAATTTACTACTAAACTAA